From the genome of Impatiens glandulifera chromosome 9, dImpGla2.1, whole genome shotgun sequence, one region includes:
- the LOC124914850 gene encoding uncharacterized protein LOC124914850, with protein sequence MSPAGGGSRGSPDSYEDVVKNRFLGFLIWQAVQASSLFLLFKSSILSPFFSPSILIAFFAFIAFHSSLLLFSVSLFFVSSPQPLSCAYPLELSFGLIRTVFVSGGQPFPPDFRRRARVSLNFILFVAASTFSGFLALPCLTWNCVSRSNWFVLTGDIGFRGLVVGFLYGIHYVYKGLWVLQFPIVQRPPFFSYKMGLPSAFRQALWISIAAYLFSALLALISLSSSRSQVTILKLIADEIKIWVGIFTLSLCWELSHHLHQVLHTKRFVFAPSKGSAAVETNPSEPLLAALEESSPRSLMQFFAYLDVYMVSESNVDMWRRAAFFEETGETYKRVVAICLRPLEHLTAELNEGLEITVVDKTPQLGSQLQSSTTESESNSRLQQAFYNLQVCIWCARTLSTLTARSRKEDRYGVAQLSGSHASVMSTLLSCLIAIETLMGKKQSLENTNYLMGPGNIKWATASTVKRGAGAIAVKRRDGPIYLKAYAVADVLRNSIYSIVSAFHEEMIVAVKGGCLKKEWLASTSSNEELMLQKLHQFLDFRAS encoded by the exons ATGTCTCCCGCCGGCGGAGGATCTAGAGGAAGTCCCGATTCATATGAAGACGTTGTGAAGAATCGATTTTTAGGCTTTCTTATATGGCAAGCTGTTCAAGCCTCATCTCTATTCCTACTCTTCAAATCATCTATCCTCTCGCCCTTCTTTTCTCCTTCCATTCTCATCGCCTTCTTCGCCTTTATTGCTTTTCATTCgtctcttcttctcttctctgtATCCCTCTTCTTCGTCTCATCCCCTCAACCCCTCTCATGCGCTTACCCTTTGGAGCTTTCTTTTGGACTAATTCGCACTGTATTTGTCTCCGGCGGACAGCCATTCCCCCCTGATTTTCGCCGAAGAGCTAGGGTTTCCCTAAATTTTATCCTTTTCGTGGCGGCCTCCACTTTCTCTGGTTTCTTAGCTCTTCCTTGTCTAACCTGGAACTGCGTTTCACGGTCTAATTGGTTCGTTCTCACCGGAGATATCGGTTTCAGAGGCCTTGTTGTTGGATTCCTGTACGGGATACACTACGTTTATAAAGGGCTATGGGTGTTGCAATTTCCTATTGTTCAA CGTCCTCCTTTCTTCAGTTACAAGATGGGACTCCCTTCTGCTTTCAGGCAGGCTTTATGGATCTCCATTGCAGCTTACCTCTTCTCAGCTCTGTTGGCTCTTATTTCTCTTAGCAGTTCTAGGAGTCAGGTCACTATTCTGAAACTAATTGctgatgaaatcaaaatatggGTGGGAATTTTCACACTTTCCCTTTGCTGGGAATTAAGTCATCATCTGCATCAG GTTCTACATACAAAAAGGTTTGTATTTGCGCCATCAAAAGGGTCAGCAGCTGTTGAAACGAATCCAAGTGAGCCTCTTCTTGCAGCACTGGAGGAAAGCAGTCCCAGATCGCTAATGCAATTCTTTGCATATTTGGATGTTTATATGGTCAGTGAGTCTAATGTAGATATGTGGCGTCGAGCAGCCTTTTTTGAAGAAACGGGGGAAACCTACAAACGTGTTGTAGCTATATGTTTGAGGCCTCTAGAACATCTGACTGCAGAATTGAATGAGGGTTTAGAAATTACTGTTGTAGACAAAACCCCCCAATTAGGGTCCCAGTTACAATCGTCCACCACGGAATCTGAATCTAATTCGAGGCTCCAACAAGCATTTTATAATTTACAG GTTTGCATTTGGTGTGCGAGAACTCTGTCTACGCTGACTGCTCGATCTCGCAAGGAAGATAGATATGGGGTTGCTCAGCTCTCGGGTAGCCATGCTTCAGTGATGTCGACATTATTGTCATGCTTAATTGCAATAGAGACTTTAATGGGGAAAAAACAGAGTCTGGAAAACACAAATTACCTAATGGGTCCTGGGAATATCAAGTGGGCAACAGCTAGTACAGTTAAGAGAGGAGCGGGTGCAATTGCGGTTAAAAGAAGAGACGGTCCTATCTATTTGAAGGCTTATGCCGTTGCGGATGTGCTACGTAATTCGATATACAGCATTGTGTCTGCTTTTCATGAAGAGATGATTGTTGCGGTTAAAGGGGGTTGTCTTAAGAAGGAATGGTTAGCTAGCACTAGCAGCAATGAGGAACTTATGTTGCAGAAATTACACCAATTCCTTGATTTTCGGGCTAGCTAA
- the LOC124914851 gene encoding uncharacterized protein LOC124914851 isoform X1, translating to MARTKNWWNHSKANAVFIWFISAVIFYALLQMALQNSSSPDRPNPPSDVTDNNALSYGERRSRLYDKMEMDLDEHGAAFIKQGVTSQSLSLSDLFALKDGSVTPILKAAEPPVRANVLHLSTEYSLPISEAVKSIFLPHFNNKIWFQNSSVFHFSMFHASHHIEPVLATEAEIEAEANGVKDVADVLCPLKIVLDRVVLTSTGVLLGCWQVTSGTDPIILRAKLKAALPRAPKKQLYDDAILHTSFARLLGGPNASFLDNRTSDLQFFHELVSSLNVKIKGFQATVSELWYVEEYDVLALALNGRMKVRKFPLACSL from the exons ATGGCGAGGACGAAAAATTGGTGGAATCATTCTAAAGCAAATGCTGTTTTCATCTGGTTCATCTCCGCCGTGATTTTCTACGCACTCCTACAGATGGCTCTCCAGAATTCTTCATCTCCCGATCGTCCTAATCCACCCTCAG ATGTGACAGATAATAATGCACTTTCCTATGGTGAGCGGAGGTCTAGACTGTACGATAAAATGGAGATGGATCTGGATGAGCATGGTGCTGCTTTTATTAAGCAAGGAGTAACTTCTCAGTCTTTGTCACTTTCAGATCTCTTCGCACTAAAGGATGGAAGTGTAACACCAATTCTcaag GCTGCTGAACCGCCTGTGCGTGCTAATGTTTTACATCTCAGCACCGAGTATTCGCTTCCTATATC GGAGGCTGTAAAGAGCATATTTCTTCCCCATTTTAATAACA AAATCTGGTTTCAAAACTCCAGTGTATTTCATTTCAGCATGTTCCATGCTTCACACCATATTGAGCCTGTTCTAGCAACAGAGGCAGAG ATTGAAGCTGAAGCAAATGGTGTCAAAGATGTTGCTGATGTACTCTGCCCATTGAAAATTGTCTTGGATAGGGTCGTCTTGACCTCAACAGGTGTGCTTCTAGGATGTTGGCAG GTTACTTCTGGGACTGATCCTATAATTCTTCGTGCTAAACTTAAAGCTGCTCTTCCTCGAGCCCCAAAGAAACAACTT TATGATGATGCTATTCTTCACACCTCATTTGCGAGACTTCTAGGAGGTCCTAATGCTTCATTTTTG GATAATAGAACATCAGACCTACAATTTTTCCATGAATTGGTTTCAAGTTTAAATGTCAAAATCAAGGGATTCCAG GCAACGGTTTCTGAACTTTGGTATGTCGAGGAGTATGATGTTCTAGCACTTGCACTAAACGGAAGAATGAAAGTTCGCAAATTCCCACTTGCCTGCTCTCTCTAG
- the LOC124914849 gene encoding probable methyltransferase PMT2 has product MAIKENPGDNRTRGTILSLVIVSGLCGFFYLLGTWQRSGFGKGDSIALEITRNADCSFLSNLNVETHHGDEAGTADDSNLAVDAFEPCDDRYIDYTPCQDQMRAMTFPRENMNYRERHCPPAEENLHCLIPAPKGYVTPFPWPKSRDYVPYANAPYKSLTVEKAVQNWIQYEGNVFRFPGGGTQFPQGADAYIDQLASVIPINNGLVRTALDTGCGVASWGAYLFKRNVIAMSFAPRDSHEAQVQFALERGVPAVIGVLGTIKLPYPSRAFDMAHCSRCLIPWGDNAGMYMMEVDRVLRPGGYWVLSGPPINWKEDYEAWQRPKEELEEEQRKIEDIAKQLCWEKKHEKGEIAIWRKRVNKDYCSDQASQVKFCDTKNNVDSVWYKKMEACVTPYPETSISDEVAGGELNPFPGRLYDVPSRITSGFVPGVSADSYKDDFKLWKKHVSAYKRINKIIDSGRYRNIMDMNAGLGSFAAALDSPNYWVMNVMPTVVERDTLGVIFERGLIGIYHDWCEAFSTYPRTYDLIHANGVFSLYKDKCSAEDILLEMDRILRPEGTVIFRDQMDVLVKVKRLVSGMRWKTKMVDHEDGPLIPEKVLFAVKQYWVAGGNSTTST; this is encoded by the exons ATGGCAATAAAAGAGAATCCTGGAGATAACAGGACCCGGGGTACAATACTATCTTTAGTAATTGTTTCTGGTCTGTGTggtttcttttatcttttgGGTACATGGCAAAGAAGTGGTTTTGGTAAGGGAGATAGCATAGCTTTGGAGATAACAAGAAATGCAGACTGTAGTTTCCTTTCGAATCTCAATGTCGAGACTCATCATGGGGATGAAGCTGGGACGGCCGATGACTCGAATTTGGCGGTCGATGCTTTTGAGCCGTGTGATGATCGCTATATCGACTATACGCCTTGTCAAGACCAAATGCGTGCTATGACATTTCCTCGTGAAAATATGAACTACAGGGAAAGACACTGTCCTCCTGCTGAAGAGAACCTTCATTGCTTAATTCCTGCACCAAAAGGTTATGTGACTCCATTTCCATGGCCAAAGAGTAGGGACTATGTCCCATATGCAAATGCACCTTACAAAAGCTTGACTGTTGAGAAGGCAGTTCAAAATTGGATTCAATATGAAGGCAATGTATTTAGGTTTCCTGGTGGTGGCACACAGTTTCCTCAAGGAGCAGATGCTTATATTGATCAACTTGCTTCGGTCATACCAATAAATAATGGACTCGTGCGAACTGCTCTGGATACTGGTTGTGGG GTTGCAAGCTGGGGTGCTTACTTATTCAAAAGAAATGTCATAGCAATGTCATTTGCACCAAGAGACTCACATGAAGCACAAGTTCAGTTTGCATTAGAAAGAGGTGTGCCTGCTGTTATTGGTGTTCTTGGAACCATAAAGCTTCCATATCCATCAAGAGCATTCGACATGGCTCATTGTTCAAGATGCCTTATTCCTTGGGGTGATAATG CGGGAATGTATATGATGGAAGTTGATAGAGTTCTTAGACCTGGTGGATACTGGGTGCTATCGGGTCCTCCCATCAACTGGAAAGAGGATTATGAAGCATGGCAGCGTCCTAAAGAGGAGCTTGAGGAGGAGCAGAGAAAGATAGAAGATATCGCCAAACAACTCTGCTGGGAAAAGAAACACGAGAAGGGTGAAATTGCTATCTGGAGGAAAAGGGTTAATAAGGACTATTGCTCAGACCAGGCTTCTCAAGTTAAATTTTGTGACACCAAAAATAATGTAGATAGTGTCTGGTACAAGAAGATGGAGGCTTGTGTAACCCCTTATCCAGAAACTAGTATTTCAGATGAAGTTGCTGGCGGTGAATTGAATCCATTCCCGGGAAGGCTTTATGATGTTCCTTCTAGAATAACAAGTGGTTTTGTCCCAGGAGTCTCTGCTGATTCATATAAAGATGATTTCAAATTATGGAAGAAACATGTCAGTGCCTACAAGAGgatcaataaaataattgactCAGGTAGGTACAGGAACATTATGGACATGAATGCTGGACTAGGAAGTTTTGCTGCTGCACTTGATTCTCCCAATTATTGGGTTATGAATGTTATGCCAACTGTGGTTGAGAGAGACACCTTGGGTGTTATATTCGAACGAGGATTAATTGGAATTTATCATGATTG GTGTGAAGCCTTCTCCACATACCCGAGGACTTATGATCTTATTCATGCTAATGGTGTTTTCAGTTTATACAAGGACAA ATGTAGTGCTGAAGATATACTGTTGGAAATGGACCGGATATTAAGACCAGAAGGAACAGTTATATTCCGAGACCAGATGGACGTGCTAGTGAAGGTGAAAAGACTCGTTTCAGGCATGAGGTGGAAGACGAAAATGGTGGATCACGAGGATGGGCCTCTCATACCCGAGAAAGTGTTGTTTGCTGTTAAACAATATTGGGTTGCAGGTGGGAATTCAACGACATCCacctaa
- the LOC124914988 gene encoding E3 ubiquitin-protein ligase RING1-like, whose protein sequence is MSSLGRSGGNGGTGGGAGAGAVSLQSHLYFCYQCDQTIAITPSPNSELFCPNCNGSFVEELENQSAAPLPPPYPGSNPFSFTFSGNSSGSHPLSSGLGGFPIAFSTSSGGVGGIGEGIEIRNPSDLSSFFGTVNRSDSFQTAGEFNPLAFLQNYMNTLSAGGANVQFVIENNSGDGGGPFRLPSNLGDYFVGPGLEQLIQQLAENDPNRYGTPPASKSAVQGLPDIKITDELLASDYSQCAVCKDTFELDEQAKQMPCKHMYHSDCILPWLELHNSCPVCRYELPTDDADYENMNRGNPTAANVGIPSGSSASNVNSGARGGTSNENSQNPGSSERRSRISFSWPFGSFGQPAETSNSGAMNNAGQGNNSADNNSGGGGSNSRTQTREEDLD, encoded by the coding sequence ATGTCTTCGTTAGGCCGTTCAGGGGGAAATGGAGGAACCGGAGGCGGTGCCGGCGCCGGCGCCGTCTCTCTTCAATCGCATCTTTACTTCTGCTACCAGTGCGACCAAACAATCGCAATCACTCCATCACCAAATTCAGAGCTATTTTGCCCCAACTGTAATGGCAGCTTCGTTGAAGAGTTGGAAAATCAATCTGCCGCCCCTCTTCCTCCCCCTTACCCTGGTTCCAATCCCTTCAGTTTCACCTTCTCAGGAAACTCATCTGGATCCCATCCCCTTTCATCTGGTCTCGGCGGTTTCCCTATCGCCTTTTCCACCTCTTCGGGTGGAGTAGGAGGAATTGGGGAAGGGATTGAAATAAGGAACCCGTCAGacctttcttctttctttggAACGGTTAACCGATCGGATTCCTTCCAAACCGCAGGTGAATTCAATCCTCTTGCATTTCTTCAGAATTATATGAACACCCTGAGTGCTGGTGGCGCTAATGTTCAGTTTGTAATCGAGAACAATAGCGGTGATGGGGGAGGTCCTTTCCGACTTCCTTCCAATCTAGGTGACTACTTTGTTGGTCCTGGTCTTGAACAGTTGATTCAACAGCTTGCTGAGAATGATCCAAATCGGTATGGTACTCCTCCTGCATCAAAATCTGCTGTACAAGGTCTTCCTGATATTAAGATTACAGATGAATTGCTTGCTTCAGATTATTCTCAGTGTGCAGTTTGTAAAGACACTTTTGAATTGGATGAGCAGGCAAAACAGATGCCCTGCAAGCACATGTATCACTCTGATTGTATCCTCCCATGGTTGGAGCTGCATAATTCTTGTCCTGTTTGTAGATATGAGCTTCCTACTGATGATGCTGACTATGAGAACATGAATCGAGGAAACCCTACTGCTGCAAACGTGGGTATCCCATCTGGTTCTTCTGCCTCAAATGTTAATAGTGGTGCTAGAGGTGGAACTTCTAATGAGAATTCTCAGAACCCTGGCTCGTCTGAAAGAAGGTCTAGAATATCTTTTTCCTGGCCATTCGGTTCATTTGGTCAACCTGCAGAGACAAGCAACAGTGGAGCCATGAACAATGCTGGTCAAGGAAACAACTCTGCTGACAACAATAGTGGTGGTGGTGGATCCAACTCAAGGACTCAGACTAGGGAAGAAGATTTGGACTAG
- the LOC124915197 gene encoding myb-related protein 306-like: MGRVPCCSDNLGLKKGPWTPEEDIILVSYIQQNGPSNWRAVPTNTGLPRCSKSCRLRWTNYLRPGIKRGNFNEREENMIIHLQALLGNRWAAIASYLPQRTDNDIKNFWNTHLKKKVFEGEQGSSSSIRNNTKGQWEKKLQTDMQTAKQAFCDALSPPPFPSPSSSSSSKQALSPVPPFASPSDPSSSKQALSPVPPFASPSDPSSSKQALSPVPSFASPSVPSSSSKQASPPPFASPSDPSSSKQAPPPPFPSDPSSSTKQAYISLSTISPPPSDPSSSKQAAFSPSPPQPPMYPANTENIARLLPAFIEKVEAAKSVRGASSETTRSSLVMNLTKPSTDQGFDIFNNSLLSVLNNYNNSLNRSSPDDGSSVAEQKYPKAVGKCDEAEPAPPLSLLEQWLFDDNAQVLGGDDDDDILKTINFGDTKGFF, from the exons atggGAAGGGTTCCATGCTGCAGTGATAATCTAGGGTTGAAGAAAGGGCCATGGACTCCAGAAGAGGATATCATACTTGTTTCATACATTCAACAAAATGGTCCTTCTAACTGGAGGGCTGTTCCTACTAATACTG gGTTGCCGAGATGCAGCAAGAGTTGCAGACTGAGATGGACTAATTATCTGAGGCCCGGGATCAAGAGGGGAAACTTCAATGAGCGTGAGGAGAACATGATCATTCACCTTCAAGCTCTTCTTGGCAACag ATGGGCTGCAATAGCTTCTTACCTCCCTCAGAGGACTGACAATGACATTAAGAATTTCTGGAATACCCACTTAAAGAAGAAGGTATTTGAAGGTGAACAAGGGTCATCATCCTCCATACGAAACAATACCAAAGGCCAATGGGAGAAGAAGCTCCAAACTGATATGCAAACAGCCAAACAAGCCTTCTGTGATGCATTATCTCCACCACCATTCCCAtctccatcatcatcatcatcatctaaacAAGCCTTATCTCCAGTACCTCCATTTGCTTCTCCATCTGATCCATCATCATCTAAACAAGCCTTATCCCCAGTACCTCCATTTGCTTCTCCATCTGATCCATCATCATCTAAACAAGCCTTATCTCCAGTACCTTCATTTGCTTCGCCATCTgttccatcatcatcatccaaacAAGCCTCTCCACCTCCATTTGCCTCTCCATCTGATCCATCATCATCCAAACAAGCCCCTCCACCTCCATTTCCATCTGATCCATCATCATCAACCAAACAAGCCTATATATCTCTATCAACAATATCCCCACCTCCATCAGATCCTTCATCATCCAAACAAGCAGCCTTCTCTCCATCTCCCCCACAGCCACCAATGTACCCTGCGAATACTGAAAACATCGCTAGATTGCTTCCGGCGTTCATAGAAAAAGTTGAAGCAGCGAAATCAGTAAGAGGGGCAAGCTCAGAAACAACCCGAAGCTCATTGGTTATGAATCTAACAAAACCTAGTACTGATCAGGGTTTTGACATTTTCAACAACTCATTGCTGTCTGTTTTGAACAACTATAATAACTCTTTGAACAGATCAAGCCCTGATGATGGGTCTTCGGTGGCTGAACAGAAATATCCAAAGGCAGTTGGAAAATGTGATGAAGCTGAACCAGCACCCCCTTTAAGCCTTCTGGAGCAATGGTTGTTTGATGATAATGCTCAAGTACTAggtggtgatgatgatgatgacatATTGAAGACCATAAACTTTGGCGACACTAAAGGCTTCTTCTGA
- the LOC124914990 gene encoding thaumatin-like protein, with protein MEARFMTTTTTILTIFSLLFSNIAVRKISGTTITLFNKCTHPVWPGIQPGATSPILARGGFKLQPNKAYSLKMPAGWSGRFWGRHGCSFDATGHGKCATGDCGGSLFCNGLGGTPPATLAEITLGADQDFYDVSLVDGYNLAISITPFKGTGRCTYAGCVTDLNEMCPVGLQVRGKDGRSVVACKSACSAFNSPRYCCTGSFGSPQSCKPTAYSRIFKTACPRAYSYAYDDPTSISTCTGSNYLVTFCPHH; from the exons ATGGAAGCACGCTTCatgacgacgacgacgacgataCTCACCATCTTCTCTCTATTATTCTCCAACATTGcag TGAGAAAGATATCTGGAACAACAATCACTCTCTTCAACAAATGCACACACCCAGTTTGGCCTGGTATCCAGCCAGGTGCAACATCACCAATCCTAGCCCGTGGTGGATTTAAACTTCAACCAAACAAGGCCTACTCTCTAAAAATGCCCGCCGGCTGGTCGGGTCGTTTCTGGGGTCGTCACGGCTGTTCTTTCGATGCGACCGGTCACGGAAAATGCGCCACCGGTGACTGTGGCGGTTCACTATTCTGCAACGGTTTAGGCGGAACACCTCCGGCGACTCTAGCCGAAATAACTTTGGGCGCCGATCAAGACTTTTATGATGTGAGTTTGGTCGACGGTTATAATTTGGCTATATCTATAACGCCTTTTAAGGGGACCGGTCGTTGTACTTATGCCGGTTGTGTAACGGATCTGAACGAGATGTGTCCGGTCGGACTTCAGGTTCGGGGGAAGGATGGGAGGAGTGTTGTGGCTTGTAAGAGTGCGTGTTCTGCGTTTAATTCGCCTAGGTATTGCTGTACCGGGAGCTTCGGTAGTCCTCAGTCGTGTAAGCCGACGGCTTATTCCAGAATTTTTAAGACGGCTTGTCCTAGGGCTTATTCTTATGCTTATGATGACCCGACTAGTATTTCTACTTGCACCGGTAGCAACTATTTGGTCACTTTCTGTCCTCACCATTGA
- the LOC124914851 gene encoding uncharacterized protein LOC124914851 isoform X2, translating to MARTKNWWNHSKANAVFIWFISAVIFYALLQMALQNSSSPDRPNPPSDNNALSYGERRSRLYDKMEMDLDEHGAAFIKQGVTSQSLSLSDLFALKDGSVTPILKAAEPPVRANVLHLSTEYSLPISEAVKSIFLPHFNNKIWFQNSSVFHFSMFHASHHIEPVLATEAEIEAEANGVKDVADVLCPLKIVLDRVVLTSTGVLLGCWQVTSGTDPIILRAKLKAALPRAPKKQLYDDAILHTSFARLLGGPNASFLDNRTSDLQFFHELVSSLNVKIKGFQATVSELWYVEEYDVLALALNGRMKVRKFPLACSL from the exons ATGGCGAGGACGAAAAATTGGTGGAATCATTCTAAAGCAAATGCTGTTTTCATCTGGTTCATCTCCGCCGTGATTTTCTACGCACTCCTACAGATGGCTCTCCAGAATTCTTCATCTCCCGATCGTCCTAATCCACCCTCAG ATAATAATGCACTTTCCTATGGTGAGCGGAGGTCTAGACTGTACGATAAAATGGAGATGGATCTGGATGAGCATGGTGCTGCTTTTATTAAGCAAGGAGTAACTTCTCAGTCTTTGTCACTTTCAGATCTCTTCGCACTAAAGGATGGAAGTGTAACACCAATTCTcaag GCTGCTGAACCGCCTGTGCGTGCTAATGTTTTACATCTCAGCACCGAGTATTCGCTTCCTATATC GGAGGCTGTAAAGAGCATATTTCTTCCCCATTTTAATAACA AAATCTGGTTTCAAAACTCCAGTGTATTTCATTTCAGCATGTTCCATGCTTCACACCATATTGAGCCTGTTCTAGCAACAGAGGCAGAG ATTGAAGCTGAAGCAAATGGTGTCAAAGATGTTGCTGATGTACTCTGCCCATTGAAAATTGTCTTGGATAGGGTCGTCTTGACCTCAACAGGTGTGCTTCTAGGATGTTGGCAG GTTACTTCTGGGACTGATCCTATAATTCTTCGTGCTAAACTTAAAGCTGCTCTTCCTCGAGCCCCAAAGAAACAACTT TATGATGATGCTATTCTTCACACCTCATTTGCGAGACTTCTAGGAGGTCCTAATGCTTCATTTTTG GATAATAGAACATCAGACCTACAATTTTTCCATGAATTGGTTTCAAGTTTAAATGTCAAAATCAAGGGATTCCAG GCAACGGTTTCTGAACTTTGGTATGTCGAGGAGTATGATGTTCTAGCACTTGCACTAAACGGAAGAATGAAAGTTCGCAAATTCCCACTTGCCTGCTCTCTCTAG